Proteins from a single region of Dyadobacter fanqingshengii:
- a CDS encoding metallophosphoesterase family protein, giving the protein MNSSFNKKYDKPVIKKHQPDDSYKFQPLPAPTGKYPYHLDLESVQTLNDRDKLAFHMLGDTGSIRNPDFQKLVVAEMIKQYQQTDGTGKEPMFLYHLGDIVYNFGEASQYKRQFFEPYQKYPGPIFAIPGNHDSDVNPDSRVSYKSLDPFRAVFCDKQPQTVAFSGEAERKSMTQPNVFWSLITPVARIIGMYGNVTKFGVVTPDQRKWLVEELRSADAERPEKAIILCIHHAPYSADVNHGSSLPMIQFFDGVFEQTGVRPDIVFSGHVHNYQRFSKRYFDGKTVPFIVAGGGGYDELHPVAATSDSRFTGNNALFNHVSLENYCDNKHGFLKVSLERTEKGIRITGEFYTLPHEKRVEPGMNAILADRFVIET; this is encoded by the coding sequence ATGAATTCATCCTTCAATAAAAAATACGATAAACCGGTTATAAAGAAACATCAGCCGGACGACTCCTATAAATTTCAGCCCCTGCCGGCACCAACAGGCAAATATCCTTACCATCTTGATCTGGAATCAGTTCAAACATTAAATGACCGCGATAAGCTGGCATTTCACATGCTTGGCGACACGGGTAGTATCCGCAACCCGGATTTTCAGAAACTTGTAGTTGCCGAAATGATCAAGCAGTATCAGCAGACGGACGGCACCGGGAAGGAACCTATGTTCTTGTATCATTTGGGCGATATTGTTTACAATTTCGGCGAAGCGAGCCAGTATAAGCGGCAGTTTTTTGAGCCATACCAAAAGTATCCCGGGCCCATCTTTGCGATCCCTGGCAACCACGACAGCGATGTAAATCCCGACAGCCGCGTTTCCTATAAAAGTCTCGACCCTTTCAGGGCTGTTTTTTGTGACAAGCAGCCACAAACCGTTGCTTTCAGCGGGGAAGCGGAACGAAAAAGTATGACGCAACCCAATGTCTTCTGGTCGCTCATTACGCCGGTTGCGCGGATTATCGGTATGTATGGCAATGTTACGAAGTTCGGTGTGGTTACGCCTGATCAGCGCAAATGGTTAGTAGAGGAGCTTAGGAGCGCCGATGCCGAACGACCCGAAAAAGCGATTATCCTTTGCATTCACCACGCGCCATATTCTGCTGACGTAAATCATGGGTCGAGCTTGCCGATGATCCAGTTCTTTGATGGTGTTTTTGAACAAACCGGCGTGCGGCCTGACATTGTTTTCAGCGGGCACGTCCACAATTACCAGCGTTTTTCGAAGCGTTATTTTGATGGGAAAACGGTTCCGTTTATCGTTGCAGGCGGAGGCGGTTATGATGAGCTGCATCCGGTTGCCGCCACTTCCGACAGCCGTTTCACAGGCAATAATGCACTTTTTAATCATGTTTCCCTGGAAAATTACTGCGATAATAAGCACGGATTTTTGAAGGTTTCCCTCGAAAGAACTGAAAAGGGCATCCGCATTACCGGCGAATTTTACACCCTTCCGCATGAAAAAAGGGTCGAACCAGGAATGAATGCTATCCTGGCCGACCGCTTTGTTATAGAGACTTAA
- a CDS encoding PQQ-dependent sugar dehydrogenase gives MTNLSPRFRRISHVLKNTAKIPAFLLLAAFTIQDNPPKPDESRFTPIVVAENLDEPMVFEVLPDGSAYIIERKGALKKYNASTQSTDLIAMIPVNTKYVSAEGVSREAEEGLMGFTMDPNFEKNHWIYLYYAHPTEKKHILSRYELRDDQLVENSKKDVIEVVTQREVCCHTGGGMTWDKAGNLYLTVGNNTGNQKAAQTDEREGRASWDDQGHAGNTNDLRGKILKIHPEPDGSYTIPEGNLYPKGTAKTRPEIYSMGHRNPWRISVDSKTGYLYWGEVGPDASEDSEIGPRGYDELNQSRKPGNFGWPWFVGDDQAFPVYDYAANKPLAKKDPKNLVNNSPNNTGLKELLPTAPNFIYYPYGISEKFPAVGSGSRSATGGPVYHRSDFKAPKRPWPAYYENKWIAADFSRGWIMAISMSDNGDYQSMERVLPAYHPVQPIDIKFGPSGDLYVLEYGSNWFRKSENSRLIRIEYNGGNRKPIVQVSTDKKGGTVPFQTKLSSEGTKDFDGDKLKYSWKITGNGGAARTFATAEPVVTFDKPGVYTASLTVTDAKGASNSQSLKIIAGNEPPKVSVNLEGNKTFFFPGKPIPYSIDVTDKEDGSLLEGKIKPEEIAVSIDYASEGFDYAEVIQSQRSVDASTQFAVAQVLIGKSDCKVCHQVDAKSVGPSFADISNKYKGKPGVTEKLVEKILKGGSGVWGEVAMAAHPALPVADAETIVKYILNSTDKTLSTLPVKGEFTPKIPAQDNGKGSVLIRAAFTDRSMSGNKAIPAQTTEEMIVLRSPELNAAEAPIVQGADMKALGTAGLGFSVVAFANSFLAFKEMDLTDIKALELNAAAQKREGAMGGKIEIRLDSPTGTLVGEQNVEIAPEVDMAKLMAELESQKKPGETVKPPRRPTRAPVLVNIKPTAGKHDIYLLFKNETAKPIEPLMTLSKITFKQ, from the coding sequence ATGACAAACCTATCCCCCCGTTTTCGGCGAATTTCGCATGTCCTCAAAAACACTGCTAAAATTCCCGCTTTTTTGCTGCTCGCAGCATTTACCATCCAGGACAATCCTCCCAAACCGGATGAAAGTCGTTTTACCCCTATTGTAGTCGCCGAAAACCTGGACGAGCCCATGGTTTTCGAAGTGCTTCCCGATGGCTCGGCCTACATTATTGAAAGGAAGGGCGCTTTGAAGAAATACAATGCTTCCACCCAGTCCACGGACCTGATCGCTATGATCCCTGTGAATACGAAATATGTGAGCGCAGAAGGCGTTTCCAGGGAAGCGGAAGAAGGTTTAATGGGATTTACAATGGATCCGAATTTCGAAAAAAATCACTGGATTTACCTCTATTATGCGCATCCGACGGAGAAAAAACACATTCTCTCACGCTACGAACTGCGCGATGACCAGCTGGTAGAAAATTCTAAAAAAGACGTAATCGAAGTGGTGACGCAACGCGAAGTTTGCTGCCACACGGGCGGCGGAATGACCTGGGATAAAGCGGGTAACCTGTATCTGACGGTTGGGAACAACACCGGAAACCAGAAAGCCGCGCAAACCGACGAACGCGAAGGCCGCGCCAGCTGGGATGATCAGGGGCACGCGGGCAACACGAATGATTTGAGAGGAAAAATCCTGAAAATCCATCCAGAACCGGATGGCTCGTACACCATTCCGGAAGGCAACCTTTATCCGAAAGGAACGGCAAAAACACGTCCTGAAATCTATTCCATGGGCCATAGGAACCCGTGGCGCATATCCGTTGACAGCAAAACCGGCTACTTATATTGGGGCGAAGTGGGGCCGGATGCCAGTGAAGATTCGGAGATCGGGCCGAGGGGTTATGATGAATTAAATCAATCGAGGAAACCCGGAAACTTTGGCTGGCCGTGGTTTGTAGGTGACGACCAGGCTTTTCCGGTGTATGATTATGCAGCCAATAAGCCTTTGGCCAAAAAAGATCCAAAAAATCTGGTCAATAACTCGCCTAATAATACAGGTTTGAAAGAGCTCTTGCCAACCGCGCCTAACTTTATTTATTATCCTTACGGCATTTCGGAAAAATTCCCGGCGGTGGGATCTGGTTCAAGAAGTGCGACGGGCGGACCGGTTTACCATCGCTCGGATTTCAAAGCGCCAAAAAGACCATGGCCAGCTTACTACGAAAACAAATGGATCGCTGCTGACTTTTCACGCGGCTGGATCATGGCTATTTCCATGAGCGATAATGGTGACTATCAATCCATGGAGCGCGTATTACCAGCTTACCATCCCGTGCAGCCGATCGACATCAAGTTCGGGCCTTCGGGCGATTTGTATGTGCTGGAATATGGCAGTAACTGGTTCAGAAAAAGCGAAAATTCGAGGTTGATACGCATTGAATACAATGGCGGCAACCGCAAGCCGATCGTCCAGGTTTCCACGGATAAAAAAGGGGGAACAGTTCCGTTTCAGACGAAGCTATCCTCAGAAGGAACAAAGGATTTCGATGGAGATAAACTTAAATACAGCTGGAAAATTACGGGTAACGGCGGCGCCGCAAGGACATTCGCTACTGCCGAACCCGTGGTCACATTTGATAAACCAGGCGTTTACACAGCTAGCTTAACCGTCACCGATGCCAAAGGAGCTTCCAATTCGCAATCCCTGAAAATCATTGCGGGCAATGAGCCACCGAAAGTCTCCGTAAATCTGGAAGGCAACAAAACATTCTTTTTCCCCGGAAAACCCATTCCCTATTCCATTGACGTAACCGATAAGGAAGACGGAAGTTTGCTGGAAGGAAAAATCAAGCCCGAGGAAATCGCGGTAAGCATTGATTATGCTTCCGAAGGGTTTGATTACGCAGAAGTGATTCAGAGTCAGCGCAGTGTGGATGCCAGCACGCAATTTGCGGTTGCCCAGGTTTTGATCGGGAAAAGCGATTGTAAAGTTTGTCATCAGGTGGATGCCAAATCCGTTGGGCCTTCATTTGCAGATATTTCAAATAAATACAAAGGCAAACCGGGCGTGACCGAAAAATTGGTGGAGAAAATCCTGAAAGGCGGATCGGGTGTTTGGGGCGAGGTCGCCATGGCCGCTCACCCGGCATTGCCCGTTGCGGATGCAGAAACCATTGTCAAATACATTCTCAACAGCACCGACAAAACGCTGAGCACATTGCCGGTTAAGGGGGAGTTTACACCAAAAATTCCCGCGCAGGACAACGGAAAAGGCTCCGTTTTAATCAGGGCGGCATTTACAGACCGGTCAATGAGTGGAAATAAAGCCATTCCGGCACAAACCACCGAAGAAATGATCGTGCTCAGAAGTCCGGAACTGAATGCTGCCGAAGCACCCATCGTGCAGGGCGCCGATATGAAAGCATTGGGAACTGCCGGCTTAGGATTCAGCGTGGTTGCTTTCGCCAACAGCTTTTTAGCATTCAAAGAAATGGACCTGACGGACATTAAAGCACTCGAACTCAACGCTGCGGCTCAGAAGCGTGAAGGCGCAATGGGCGGAAAGATCGAGATCAGGCTTGATTCACCAACCGGAACGCTGGTAGGCGAACAAAATGTTGAAATTGCCCCGGAGGTTGATATGGCAAAGCTAATGGCGGAACTGGAAAGCCAGAAAAAGCCAGGCGAAACGGTGAAACCGCCCCGCCGCCCAACCCGCGCACCTGTTTTGGTGAACATTAAACCAACTGCCGGAAAGCACGACATTTACCTATTATTCAAAAACGAGACCGCGAAGCCCATCGAACCATTGATGACGCTGTCCAAGATCACATTCAAGCAATAG
- a CDS encoding LytR/AlgR family response regulator transcription factor, with product MDALIVEDEDLSVRRLKKLLNETAPALLISGVTDSIEETVDWLKSNQKAGNADPDLIFLDIELSDGQSFEIFNRVQVTSTIIFTTSYDEYALQAFKLNSIDYLLKPVHRDDLQRSLQKYDNMRAQPAVDSLEGIKKLLEGFQKSSKKEYRQRFLVKQGQKMLSIEVSEIAYFFTEERYSFFVTDSNQKLLVDYTLDELADVLDPAKFFRINRGMMVTHKSVDKIDPYFGSRLALSLRPSHNKEALVSREKVGDFKHWMGK from the coding sequence ATGGACGCACTGATTGTGGAAGACGAAGACCTGTCTGTCAGAAGATTGAAAAAATTATTGAATGAAACTGCCCCCGCTTTGCTCATCAGCGGCGTTACGGACAGCATTGAAGAAACCGTAGATTGGCTCAAAAGCAACCAAAAGGCCGGCAATGCTGACCCGGACCTGATTTTTCTGGACATTGAATTATCCGACGGGCAGAGCTTCGAGATATTTAACCGCGTGCAGGTGACCAGCACCATCATTTTCACAACCTCCTACGACGAATACGCATTACAGGCTTTTAAGCTGAACAGCATTGATTATTTACTAAAACCTGTCCACCGCGACGATTTGCAGCGAAGCCTCCAGAAATACGACAACATGCGCGCGCAACCCGCCGTAGACTCGCTGGAAGGGATCAAAAAATTATTGGAAGGGTTTCAAAAAAGCAGCAAGAAAGAATACAGACAGCGATTCTTGGTAAAGCAAGGACAAAAAATGCTGTCCATTGAAGTGAGTGAGATTGCCTATTTCTTCACCGAAGAGCGTTACAGTTTCTTTGTCACGGACTCCAATCAAAAGCTTTTGGTGGATTATACATTGGACGAGCTCGCCGATGTGCTGGATCCCGCCAAATTTTTCCGCATTAACCGCGGCATGATGGTCACGCACAAATCGGTGGATAAAATTGACCCATATTTCGGAAGCCGTCTCGCGCTGAGCCTGCGCCCTTCACATAACAAGGAAGCACTGGTAAGCCGCGAAAAAGTGGGCGATTTCAAGCATTGGATGGGAAAATAG
- a CDS encoding sensor histidine kinase yields MTKGELIAGMSGAIGPKSRWSYALTMPVFLMFFNYLMVGPGFVSSWKTFLGCTLMNGFLLTVTFAIQSKINDNIARRYPKLDQTLRRIFVSIAAHAGLSGIFLLLIAWLYIGFGLFGSALTIPRILTIYLINMGAIMLVMGIQESINAIGRWKHHEVNRERLMKENVNGQLESLKAQVSPHFLFNTLNSLSTLIAEDPQKAEQFVDEMARVYRYLLQTNHASLDNSDLSQLTTLQKELSFIESYGHLLKTRYGDGMKLYVHVEKHLLNRRILPLTLQLLVENAVKHNVIRASRPLTIFILSTQEGNLMVRNNLQKKTLTAGAENLESTGVGLVNIITKYKILNEHQKHISQPVVESNHEFFTVTLPLIA; encoded by the coding sequence ATGACGAAAGGAGAATTGATAGCAGGAATGTCAGGGGCAATAGGCCCGAAGAGCCGCTGGTCGTACGCATTGACCATGCCGGTTTTCCTGATGTTTTTCAATTACCTGATGGTGGGCCCGGGTTTCGTTAGCAGCTGGAAAACCTTCCTGGGTTGCACATTAATGAATGGTTTTCTGCTAACCGTCACATTTGCGATCCAATCCAAAATCAATGACAACATTGCCCGTCGATATCCCAAACTGGACCAGACATTGAGGCGCATATTTGTTTCCATCGCAGCGCATGCCGGGCTTTCCGGCATTTTTTTGTTGTTAATCGCGTGGCTTTATATCGGCTTCGGACTTTTCGGCTCAGCGCTCACCATCCCGCGCATCCTGACTATTTACCTGATCAATATGGGCGCAATAATGCTGGTGATGGGCATTCAGGAGTCGATTAACGCTATCGGCAGATGGAAACATCATGAAGTGAACCGCGAAAGATTGATGAAAGAGAATGTGAACGGACAATTGGAAAGTTTGAAGGCGCAGGTTAGTCCGCATTTTTTGTTCAATACATTAAATTCCCTGTCCACATTGATCGCGGAAGATCCGCAGAAAGCAGAGCAGTTTGTAGATGAAATGGCGCGGGTTTACCGCTATTTGCTGCAAACCAACCATGCTTCACTGGACAACAGCGATCTGAGCCAGCTGACGACTTTGCAAAAAGAGCTTTCTTTTATTGAGTCTTACGGACATTTATTGAAGACGCGCTACGGCGATGGGATGAAGCTTTATGTGCACGTGGAAAAACATTTGCTGAACCGCAGGATCCTGCCTTTAACACTGCAGTTATTGGTTGAGAATGCTGTAAAGCACAACGTAATCCGCGCCAGCCGGCCACTCACGATTTTTATATTGAGCACACAGGAAGGCAATCTGATGGTGCGCAACAATTTACAAAAGAAAACATTGACCGCCGGTGCTGAAAACCTCGAATCAACAGGGGTGGGACTGGTCAACATTATCACCAAATATAAAATTTTGAATGAACACCAAAAGCACATTTCACAGCCGGTCGTGGAAAGTAATCATGAATTTTTTACCGTAACCCTGCCTTTAATTGCCTGA
- a CDS encoding sensor histidine kinase: MRPRFFTKYEWWYHLAMMPVFCAVGNYYFIGTAYFQDLSTFIIATPLVLALYWFSVIALTIVIRWIISRFPNVDQTTPRLMAMLLAVGTLTMVLATFDVWAYSITPGLDVQFTWNNIWPIMILGGFFDVFLCAMLGLFYSLEQWKKNQTESERLERESLQHQFDALKGQVNPHFLFNSLNTLSALISDDQDKAEAFVEDLAKIYRYILQASKAELVPVQAEFDFLHIYARLLGARYGESLQIIEPEPYSGELLVPPLVLQVLIDNAIKFNSMTKAKPLIIKIEIAFSQRLMVQNNIQSKVRAIGTDQGGLAGLRVKYHALSNRELRVTETAEHFTVTVPLLSARVRA, translated from the coding sequence GTGAGGCCGCGTTTTTTTACAAAATACGAATGGTGGTATCACCTGGCTATGATGCCGGTGTTTTGCGCTGTTGGCAATTATTACTTCATAGGCACCGCCTATTTCCAGGATCTTTCGACTTTTATTATTGCTACGCCGCTCGTTTTAGCGCTTTACTGGTTTTCGGTCATCGCGCTCACCATTGTGATCCGGTGGATTATCAGCCGGTTCCCGAATGTAGACCAAACCACTCCGCGGCTGATGGCAATGCTTCTGGCTGTGGGCACGCTCACGATGGTGCTTGCTACTTTTGATGTTTGGGCTTACAGCATTACGCCCGGGCTGGACGTGCAGTTCACATGGAATAACATTTGGCCCATTATGATCCTGGGAGGTTTTTTTGATGTTTTTCTTTGCGCCATGCTGGGCCTTTTTTATTCATTGGAACAATGGAAAAAGAACCAGACGGAAAGCGAAAGACTGGAACGCGAATCGCTGCAGCATCAGTTTGACGCGCTCAAAGGACAGGTTAACCCCCATTTTTTGTTCAACAGCCTGAACACGCTTTCCGCATTGATCAGCGACGATCAGGATAAAGCGGAGGCGTTTGTTGAAGACCTGGCCAAAATTTACCGCTACATTCTGCAAGCTTCAAAAGCGGAGCTCGTTCCGGTTCAGGCAGAATTCGATTTCCTGCATATATATGCGCGACTGCTGGGTGCACGCTATGGAGAAAGCCTGCAAATCATCGAACCTGAACCTTATTCCGGCGAACTGCTGGTACCACCATTGGTTTTACAGGTCCTAATTGACAATGCGATCAAATTCAATTCGATGACCAAAGCCAAACCATTGATTATCAAGATTGAAATTGCTTTCAGTCAGCGGCTCATGGTTCAAAACAACATTCAAAGCAAAGTAAGGGCGATAGGAACGGACCAGGGCGGACTGGCTGGGCTCAGGGTCAAATACCACGCGCTGAGCAACCGTGAGCTTCGGGTTACGGAAACAGCAGAGCATTTTACGGTTACGGTCCCATTATTGTCAGCACGGGTAAGGGCTTAA
- a CDS encoding thioredoxin family protein, whose product MKLLLLGVTLLFASPCFAQISFLDSATTWEQLSRLAKKEKKLIFIHIEGRGCDQCNDVATQGFSSPVLKERFQKNFVSTRVRIESKNGKQLAEKFGLSHPLVSLFVNADGNLLNRFNGSSSSGEVYLQQADIAIGRLKSKPLEAFEKEYAAGERSSQFMRDYITRQLEMGKPADKLLDEYAGRLNLDSLQNFQLIKFIYQSGPTLDSRIYKVIQAATPHKLIDSLYKNIPYPEAVAINNAIIGNSFHKAVQTKNQDLAYQTANFTQGTFKPNYTLGNIAFQRSMLRYSLAVRDTMSYMQQVSQFLNYTHMLMSVDSLKRMDADHVRRFTIANDSVRKSMMLKTIQFAPPSHYFHMEMNEHAWHFYEMSDKKGELEKALMWSKRSLEWFDELTKGTNHPMTLGNPAYLDTYAHLLYKLGQKEEAIEWQTKAVEAGKAAKQRSPNIEEALVKMKAGTL is encoded by the coding sequence ATGAAATTATTATTACTTGGTGTTACCCTGCTTTTCGCTTCCCCATGCTTTGCGCAAATTAGTTTTCTGGACTCTGCAACGACCTGGGAGCAGCTTTCCAGGCTGGCAAAAAAAGAGAAGAAACTTATATTCATCCATATCGAAGGCCGCGGCTGTGACCAATGCAATGATGTTGCCACCCAAGGTTTCAGCTCACCGGTGTTGAAGGAGCGATTTCAAAAAAACTTTGTATCGACAAGAGTCCGCATTGAATCAAAAAATGGAAAACAATTGGCTGAAAAATTCGGTCTGAGCCACCCGCTCGTTTCCCTGTTTGTGAATGCAGATGGCAACCTCCTGAACCGTTTTAATGGCTCGTCGAGCAGCGGCGAAGTTTACCTGCAACAGGCAGACATTGCCATCGGAAGGCTCAAAAGCAAGCCACTGGAAGCGTTTGAAAAGGAATATGCCGCTGGCGAGCGATCATCCCAATTCATGCGGGACTACATTACCCGGCAGCTCGAAATGGGAAAGCCCGCCGACAAACTGCTTGATGAATACGCAGGCAGACTAAACCTGGATTCTTTGCAAAACTTTCAGCTTATCAAATTTATATATCAATCCGGCCCTACCCTGGACAGTCGTATTTATAAGGTAATCCAGGCGGCAACGCCTCACAAGTTAATTGACAGTTTGTACAAAAACATCCCTTATCCTGAGGCGGTGGCGATCAATAATGCCATTATCGGAAATTCATTTCACAAGGCGGTTCAGACCAAAAACCAGGACCTCGCATACCAAACAGCAAATTTTACGCAGGGCACATTCAAGCCTAATTACACGCTGGGTAACATTGCATTTCAAAGAAGCATGCTGAGATATTCTCTTGCAGTAAGGGACACTATGTCGTATATGCAGCAAGTGTCGCAATTTTTGAACTATACGCATATGCTGATGTCCGTGGACTCACTGAAACGAATGGATGCGGACCACGTCAGGCGATTCACCATTGCCAATGACTCGGTTCGTAAAAGTATGATGCTCAAAACGATCCAATTTGCGCCTCCATCTCATTATTTCCATATGGAGATGAATGAGCATGCATGGCATTTTTATGAAATGTCTGACAAGAAAGGCGAACTAGAAAAGGCCCTGATGTGGTCCAAACGCTCACTGGAATGGTTCGATGAGTTAACGAAGGGAACAAACCACCCAATGACCCTTGGAAACCCGGCCTATCTGGATACGTATGCACACCTGCTTTATAAGCTGGGACAAAAGGAAGAAGCGATCGAATGGCAGACAAAAGCTGTTGAAGCAGGCAAAGCTGCCAAACAACGCTCCCCCAACATCGAGGAAGCTTTGGTCAAAATGAAAGCCGGGACATTGTAG
- a CDS encoding DUF1420 family protein, whose amino-acid sequence MNSLNAYFISSPLSVLLTLTLGMSLAIISDDIGKRVFKSTEPVQSALYFFAGLLALSWLIWLIGLFALVSVFLLKVICWGIILCGIFLAMRRRDELLSSVNRKWAAFQALRSFEFFTACTLFAILGGYFLLSLTVPTDSDSLNYHLALPVEILQKGSLWFNRDHLHYRLAGFGEMINLLGVANGCPQLGALVQMIALLHTLRALSARVIAAHKLTICLSLAGIPTLLFLLPNQKHQLTGILCTTVCFLFISNSRNLTLSRIRLLMLAMLFAAGIKYSFLLSIAALVVLFLMKRPKDISLWKITVSFALLASLVLGPQLLFRWMHFGDPFSPLLEGLFNEPDPVVKRFHHYIKNFRESSFPFPANLLLTDSAGKVSTILGTSVIIFGFLPFLFKRAKPEITSIIFLLLAICFVSQLSSRFLMEPLLWLIPLFITAYGHAKNFKYFTWLLSAQMFCMAPFVALGLYALAPSLFSDALRTKVLTNSANGYAESIWLNETLPAHAHIATSNRSRAFLPRPFFPWEYLVFTSLEKPLEVQALRKKLAEYHIDYIVLPENGTAQLQAAINASFVSGPKTFPLATRNPLNRTKYKVSIFKINTLTTPKPH is encoded by the coding sequence ATGAATTCGCTGAACGCCTATTTTATCTCGTCTCCACTCTCCGTTTTACTCACGCTGACGCTGGGAATGAGTTTGGCGATCATCAGCGATGATATTGGAAAGCGGGTTTTCAAATCAACAGAACCTGTTCAGAGCGCGCTATATTTCTTTGCCGGCCTTCTTGCGCTATCGTGGTTGATCTGGTTAATCGGCCTTTTTGCATTGGTTTCGGTGTTTTTGCTCAAAGTGATTTGCTGGGGAATTATCCTTTGTGGAATCTTCCTTGCTATGCGCAGGCGTGACGAACTTTTGAGTAGTGTCAATCGGAAATGGGCTGCGTTTCAAGCACTTCGGTCCTTCGAATTTTTCACAGCATGCACATTATTTGCTATCCTGGGTGGTTATTTTTTACTATCCCTCACCGTCCCGACCGATTCCGATTCATTGAATTATCATCTCGCGTTGCCCGTTGAGATCTTACAGAAAGGCAGTCTCTGGTTCAACCGCGACCATTTGCATTACAGGCTGGCGGGGTTTGGGGAAATGATCAATTTACTGGGCGTTGCCAACGGGTGTCCCCAGCTCGGCGCATTGGTCCAAATGATCGCATTACTGCACACATTGCGCGCGCTTTCGGCCCGGGTCATAGCAGCGCATAAGCTTACGATTTGCCTTTCTCTGGCAGGAATCCCTACATTATTATTTCTTTTACCAAATCAAAAACATCAGCTCACGGGCATTCTTTGCACAACGGTTTGTTTCCTTTTTATCAGCAATTCCAGAAATTTGACGCTGAGCCGCATACGATTACTCATGCTTGCAATGCTGTTTGCAGCAGGCATTAAGTATTCGTTTCTGCTTAGCATTGCGGCGCTGGTTGTTTTATTTTTAATGAAGCGTCCAAAGGACATTTCGCTGTGGAAAATAACTGTCAGTTTTGCATTGCTTGCATCATTAGTCCTTGGCCCTCAACTGCTTTTCCGATGGATGCATTTCGGCGATCCCTTTTCTCCGTTGCTGGAAGGCCTGTTCAATGAGCCCGATCCGGTGGTGAAAAGATTTCATCATTATATCAAAAACTTCCGGGAATCGTCTTTTCCCTTTCCTGCAAACCTGTTGCTGACTGATAGCGCAGGCAAAGTATCCACAATCCTGGGTACAAGCGTGATTATTTTTGGATTTTTACCCTTCCTGTTTAAGAGAGCCAAACCTGAAATCACCAGCATTATATTCCTGCTTTTGGCGATTTGCTTCGTAAGCCAATTGTCCTCGCGCTTTCTGATGGAGCCGTTATTATGGCTTATTCCGCTGTTCATTACCGCCTATGGACATGCCAAAAACTTCAAATATTTCACCTGGCTATTAAGCGCACAAATGTTTTGCATGGCTCCATTTGTTGCATTAGGATTGTATGCACTTGCCCCTTCCCTCTTTTCCGACGCACTGAGAACCAAGGTGTTGACAAATTCAGCCAACGGCTACGCAGAAAGCATCTGGCTAAATGAGACGCTGCCCGCCCACGCACACATTGCCACCAGCAACCGCTCACGCGCCTTCCTGCCCAGACCATTTTTCCCCTGGGAGTATCTCGTTTTCACGTCATTGGAAAAACCTCTGGAAGTGCAGGCGCTTCGCAAAAAGTTAGCTGAGTATCACATAGATTACATTGTTTTACCGGAAAACGGCACCGCGCAATTGCAGGCTGCTATCAATGCTTCATTTGTATCGGGACCAAAAACATTCCCGCTTGCCACCAGAAATCCACTCAACCGAACTAAATATAAGGTCTCCATCTTCAAAATAAATACGCTAACCACCCCGAAACCGCATTGA